The following nucleotide sequence is from Cucumis melo cultivar AY chromosome 1, USDA_Cmelo_AY_1.0, whole genome shotgun sequence.
AATAACTAGAGTGATGGCTAGAAGTCATTAATTATAAGCTGAAAGTATGGCCTCCTTTGATAGAATTGGAACGCACTAAACAAGTTAAACTATTCTTAGAAAAGACATTTTGAAATTTCACATTAATTGACCAATTACTCAACCTCTAAGTAACGTTATTATCATTAGTTTTTTATAATCAAAAGGACATATAAATGACTTATAAACCAAAAGTACCATGTTCTTTCCCTTGGAATCCCTATCTGATGATAGAACCAGTCGTTCACTAAAGGCTGAAGGAATGGCCTCAAACCTGGATTGCAACATGCCAAGCGTCCTTATCTAAAAAATACTAAGGTTAGAAAATAATATCACGAAGAAAATTCCATTCACCCAGTTCTAAATTTAACAGTCGATAAACTGCAAAAGGAATGTTCAATTTTATAATACTGCCCCCCACCTCctctctcccccccccccccccccaaaaaaaaaaaaggttgcaAGTATTTACTAGATTCTCTTTACCTGTTGGCAATAGTATAACTTTCACTCATTAGAAAGATACTTGGCACTAACCTCACCCAGATGGCTGAAGGCTCCATCAATGCCCCCaaaaatggttgaaaatatTGCATACCAAATTTGTGCATCCATAAAATAAACCTACAGATAACagtaaggaaaagaaaacattagTAACAAGTCATGTGATGTGTACAAATAGAACAAGCACCTTAAATGTAGACCATCGCACATTCATGAAACTCTAGTTCACTTACCAGGACAATTGGAGCCCATACTGCTATAATAACCCCAACATTATATGACACTGTCATTATTCCAAAATAACCATTAGTCATATCAAAAGCAATAGCATCTGACCGTGAAGTTTTATTGAAGTTTAATATTTTTACAATAATAAGACGTTACCGTGTGGAAAGAACTCGTGCCATTGATAATTATCAATATGCATTGACATAATCAGCTTTGTAGGACCGACAGGGGATATATCTATTCAAATGCAAATAATAACCATAAGATTCAGAAAGACatttttccactaaacatggtCAAAATAATTCCACAGTATAGACAATAAGGAAATTTTGTTATCTATGCTTAGTTCCTGCATTTATTGTATCAAATTAAAGTAGTTCAGCATCCACCCCAACAGGGGTAAAGACTATTTAAATCGCAGCTTACCCAAAAGCTTTATCATGCATTTAATTTATCAAAACTGTACACAATCTCTTACTTGTTGGCTTAAAAATTTGTAGAAAAGCTCGACATGTGGAAATAAATATTGATTGAGAATCAAAATGATATTACAAGGGTTTGAACAAACTAAATCATCAATTAACTCAAAATTTAAGCTGATGGGTtatgataaatttaattataccAATATTTTAACAAACGAATAGTAGTTCACAAATATTGTTACAATTAAATCTTAATTGTTCCACTTGGATAACTTATGGTAAACAACCCATTCCCTGAATCTAAACGAGATAGAGTTTTCACATTCACATTCAGTCTTAATtgcaaaataaaaattaaagttaaataatagaaaataccATATTGTATATAAAGAGTAGTTAATTTACAGATACAGATGAATGACAAACAAGAACATATAACTTGAGCCCCATTCCAAATCCTTGTAATGAATGTGAAGCAATCAACCTTCAATGTACAACTTATCCAGTCAGGGAACCAAATCGATTAAAAGGATTTATCCAACATGAGTACAAATTTACCGAAAAGAGTATGGAGATAATCCATAAGCTACAAACAATGTTAATGGTAGCATGTAATTACAAGTCTATACGTTGGTTGCCAAAAGAACAAATAAGATGTTGAATCCTAAGTGGATGGCCACCAAACATACCTCAATTAGTCTCACGAGAAGCTATTTGATTCTACTATATTTGGTGgccaaaaaaattaataaaatgttaAATCCTAAATGGGTGGCCACCATGACCTAGACTTATTCCCTCTAAGTAAGTTATTATTTGCATTGACTCTCATTGACCAGGATTGAGACTACAGCGTTCCAGATGAATAAAATTACAGTTATTTTACAAGTATTCCCATTTAAATAAAAACAGAAGATTATCAAAGAAAATAGACTAATAGCATTTATGATATCAGTAAGATACTAAAACCAAATTAACGGTTGTTAAGAAAAATCACCTCCACATAGTAGCTGAACACTAGCTTACTGATTAGGAGCAGAATCCAAAATAGTGAATAACTGAACCCAAGGAAGTTTTGTCAACAAAACAAGTACTGGAAAGGGGAAAAGATAGCAAAGCAGAATACTCACGTACCCAAGAAGCAACGTAGCATAAGATCCTAAACCTAAAATCATAGTCACAGTTTGCAATGCTACAACTGTAGCAGCAGTGGAGTGGAACTTCCCTCAACTCCTTCTGATAAATTGGAAGTAAAGGAATAAATACGTGAAGGTATACTTACTTCAGCAATGAGAACATGTCTTCATGCATGCCTCTTCCTATGTGTGGCCAAACCaaacatcagacaagagcataaagAGAACTAGAGCTGTAATATGAGATGAAAAGTAAAACCAGAGCCAGAATCAAGATACAAAACATCTAAACAAGCAAACAAGGAGTTCAATTGATGGTAAGGAATGTTAAACATACTGACCTGAGCCCACCACATTAGCAATGTGATAATTTGCCAATTTGAACGCTCCATCTTTTTTCTCGAAGGTGGAATCCAAAGTAGTAAGCAGGACAATATATTTCAATACCAACCTCATGGGACGGGTAGTCAACAGCTTCAAGCATCCTAACAACTTGGGTCATTTTTGGTCTCTTATCTGCCTCAGGATCCACACACCTAAACGCAATCAGAAGGGCACGTTTCGAAGCTCAAGTACTGGGTTTAGTTTCAAGACTAGGGTCAATAACTTCCTCAGCTCTCCTTGTGCCAACCATCACTTTTAACCACTCAACAAGATTAACCTGAAGAATAAAGTACGCTATTAGTAGCAGGGAAGTGCACAAGTTAATGTCAATCAAGATATGGAAACTATATGCGGCAAGTGCAGCATACATGGAAAAGTGTGTCCTGGAAGATGCCCAAAAGGAAACTAACCACCACTGTTTTTAAGATTCAGAAGTACCTCATTAGCAGGACACCAGGTCCCTTCCTGTGATTGTTTCTAGAAGGAGAACACCAAAGCTATAAATGTTGATCTTCTCATTTAACAAGCCGGTGTTAGCATATTCTGGTGCCACATGCCTGGGATAAATGAAAATGCCATTAGCTCCTAACTTCAAATCCGTCATCACAATAGTTATAGAATAGAATGAAAAATGAGCATATACCAAAATGCTCCCATCACTCTAGTCGTGATGTGACTCTCTCCTGCATCCAAAATGTTGGCCAATCCAATATATGAAACCTTTGCATTAAATTCATCATCGATTAAGATATTGCTCGATTTTATGTCTCTGTGAACAACCTTTGGTTTAATTGCTTCATGTAAATATGCTAGCCTGTATTCATTATGTGAAATTAGTTccttaaatcaatcaaaaataCATGCCTTCACTTAGGGTAAAGAAGTTGGGTAACATTCACAAGTTTGGAAGTTTTTACTACAGATAACAGTGGGCACCATCTGAGAAATTCCCCAGAGTAGCAGTCATTTAGAATGATGAATTTTCCATAAGATGAAACATGCAAGTGTAGGGGAAGAGGGGAAGTGATTTTCTAACCAAAACTATAATGAAGTGGAGCAAAGTTTGCCCTTTGATCCGAAAATCACTGGAATTATGAACGGGAATTAAGAGAACTGAAGCATAACATGATAATACAATCAGGTGAGGTCATCAGAAACCGTATACAATAAGAGAGCTGAGTCATTAAAACGTCTAAACTATCGATACTTACGCCTTGGTAGTGCCACCTTCACTCGGGCCTCCCAAGTCAGGGTGCCATATTGCCGCATAGCCCCATGTAACCATTGCTCCAAGTTTCCATTGTTCAAATATTCATAGGCCAGCATCCTGCTCAAGTAAAAGTCAACTGAAGACATACTGACAGTGTCATATTCTCTAAGAAGAGACTCAAAAAAGTCAAGTGAAGACATACTGACAGTGTAACACTTGTGATAAGCAAATACTACAATGGCAGCTCACCAACAGGGTTAGAATAACAGAAAGGAGCGAAATTGGGAAACAATAAGAAAAGAATAGTACCTAGAACTCCTTCTATGCAATAGCCAAGGAGCCGTACGAGATTTCTTGTGTCTTACATAACCAATGGCCTCCACTTCAACTCTAGATTCTTTCTCTGCTTGTCCCCTATATAGAAGCAACTTGAACTTGAAAAGAACAATCATCAATACCATAGTTTAATTAATGTTCCAAACTCCTAAATTCCTTACAGATTATTGAGAAGTTTCTTCACAGCAACCTCAGTTCCATTTTATCCCTTTAACGAAATGATTTGTGGAAAATTCTAGATCCCTGAGTATAAACCAGTGACCCTAACCAAGATTTGAAATTTCAGGCAAACCAACGAGAGGATAGGCGATGAGACCAACTTTTTGTTTTCAATAAATCAATAGCCGAATCAAATTCTCTCTCAAAATACCAACgaattgtttttttctttttatatatgtgaGTGTCCGGCCCAACTTATACGCATCTCGACTAATCTCACGAGACAACCCACCTGATCCTACAACATTTGGATGACTAATCTCACTGGACAACCCACCTGACTCTATAACATTTGGGTGTCAAGGTAActcgtaggaaattaattcctaggtagGTGGCCAACATAGATTGAACCCATGATTTCTTAGAATACTATCTCGCCCTTTTTACCACTAGGTCAACCCATGATGGTTAAAATACCAACGAATTGTAATAATGAAAAGGAATGGAATGTTAACAAATTGTAATAATGAAAATACCAATGAATtgtaataataaaaaggaaGGGAATGTTAACGAATTGTAATAATGAAAATACCAACTAATTGTAATAATGAAAAGGAAGGGAATGTTAGCCTATCCCACACAATGAACAAGTAAAGGCCAGTTACACAAAGAAAAACTAGGCTAAACCTCTGTCCTCACTGAGTGTCTCTTGCTCATACCCGTCCTCTCTCTTGTAACATCCCTAGGTCTTTCTGCATTCATTCTCTTTGGTAATGTCACCCTACTTCTAGTAgcattttctttcaaattaaAATGTCTCTCACTGACGTTGTCTCTCCGATCAGCACGGACGTGGTCTCTCCGATCAGCACGGACGTGCTCTCTCCGATCAGCACGGACGTGGTCTCTCCGATCAGCACGGACGTGGTCTCTCCGATCAGCACGGTCGTGGTCTCTCCGATCAGCACGGTCGTGGTCTCTCCGGTCAGCACGGACCTGGTCTCTCCGGTCAGCACGGACCTGGTCTCTCCGGTCAGCACGGACGTGGTCTCTCCGGTCAGCACGGACGTGGTCTCTCCGGTCAGCACGGACGTGGTCTCTCCGGTCAGCACGGACGTGGTCTCTCCGGTCAGCACGGACGTGGTCTCCCCGGTCAGCACGGACGTGGTCTCCCCGGTCAGCACGGACCTGGTCTCCCCGGTCAGCACGGACCTGGTCTCCCCGGTCAGCACGGACCTGGTCTCCCCGGTCAGCACAGACGTGGTCTCTCCGGTCAGCACGGACATTGTCTCTCAGGTCAGCACGGACATTGTCTCTCGGGTCAGCACGGACGGTATGAGGACTAGAAGTattttcatcttcatcttcatcttcatcttcatcatctgaGGAGTTGAGTAATTCAGCTTCATTTTGTACCCCAAATGCATCATCTGACCCTTCTTTCTGTTCTTGCTTTTGTTCTTGCTTCTGTTGGCGAGTACTGATATGCTTGGTTGTTGTTTTACTGTCTTCCTCCACTGTGTTCATAAGGTGAAGGTACTTGTTTCTAATGTTCATCAAAGGATTACTCTCAACCACGGAACCCCTTTTATATCCCTCTTTCAAGACAACCGTGTAGGTTCCAGCCTTACTTGATATGTAGAATATCCCTGGATGGTGAAGCAATGCTCTCTTAAACCTTGACCGTAGACCAAAATACTCACCTATACACAATATATTTTCCTTCTCAGTCTTCTTCGTGACAAGCATATGAAGAAGCTCATGTAAAATCGCAACAGTCCACTTGTCAGATTCATCACTGTTAGGAGAAAGATGTGAGGCATTTTCATAGGGAGAGATGTAAGGTAGCTTTTGCCACTCATCCACCCATTTCTTGAACTTCTTATCCATCTCAAAACCATTCGAGTATTTCATAGGAAAAGTAATATCCATTCTTTTAGATGTATCATGTTTTACTTTTGCAGCCATCTTCTCTAAAACTGAAGTGGCCAATTCGTTGTTCCAACATACCAATTCCAATACCCGCATATCACCTGATCCAGATGCAAAATTTTGACGTCCTACAACTTTGAAGTAATCTGGAAACTCAGGAACTATACTTTGAACAAAATCTTTAGGAAGACCCAAGTCCCATTTCAATTGATCAATGATACTTACAGGTACTTTATGAACTCTTGATAACATTAAAAGTTTCAGAAGTCGATCTGCAGCCTGTTGTCTACAAGTTGAAGTTTGATACGTTAGCTGTTCTTCAGCATCAAGTTCGAGAACTTTAGAGGTCAGCTTGACATGAGGTTGAACTCCAATGCCTCCAGGAAGAAATTCTTCAAAAATGGAAGGATATTTTCTGATCAAATCAATAGGACGCATTGGAATTCTTAGAATTTCCCTTTTCTGAGTTATGATGGAAACAGGAACAGACTTCGATGGCTCTGATTTTATAAAATCTTTAATGTTCATCACTGGGAGGAGATTCTTCTCTCTCTCAACAGCATGATCAAGACCACGATCTCGAACCCAATTAATTGTGCCATCTACATATGTTCGAAGGTGTATCTGAGAAATGTGGAGTTGCTGTTGGGTCCGACTGAGAGGTCCTGAGTAAGAGCGGAAGAACAAAAACATTCTAGTCCTCTACTTAGCTTCACTTCCTTTGTTGTTTATTTGATTGAACTTCAAAAAACACTGAGAACAAAAGTATCTGAAAGCATTCACAAAACAATATTCATCAAAACACAAAACATAAAACTTTAACAAATTTAACTCAAAATGAATACATTTTTGGAGAGTAAATGTTACCGGAGCGGGATGTGGACGGCGACTTTCGGAACAGGCAGGAGAGTAAAAGTTTTGAGGTGACGGCGACTGGCGACTGAACGGACGAACGACGGCGGATTGGCGGGAAAAGGAGAAGGAACATGGAGCAGCTCGTACGTGAGGTCCGACGGAGAGTACGGTAGCAAAGAAGACTGGGGAGGCAGCTGAAGGGAGGAAGAAGACcaggtttcttcttctttttctctttctactAGTTTTTTGTCTTTACTTCACGTAGCATTTGTAACAATTTGTACCGATGGTAtgaggtttagggtttagttgaTTAAGCATCGCTCGTTTTCTTTATACATCACATTTCACCGCACATAGAAGAATaattaaaatgtttataaaGAAAGTAAAATTAATTTGACATACACAACATAAaggaattttttctaaaaatagaaaaattcataaattatttatttctcatCCTTCAAAACCACTcaaacataaaatttattacactcaaatttttatcaaatattttagtttCAATCAAAATAATTGAACAATTCCTTAAGATATGCGTACCGAAAATGTTTTATTTCATATTAATTTCAAGCACATTACTAGT
It contains:
- the LOC103489660 gene encoding protein WHAT'S THIS FACTOR 9, mitochondrial isoform X17, yielding MFLFFRSYSGPLSRTQQQLHISQIHLRTYVDGTINWVRDRGLDHAVEREKNLLPVMNIKDFIKSEPSKSVPVSIITQKREILRIPMRPIDLIRKYPSIFEEFLPGGIGVQPHVKLTSKVLELDAEEQLTYQTSTCRQQAADRLLKLLMLSRVHKVPVSIIDQLKWDLGLPKDFVQSIVPEFPDYFKVVGRQNFASGSGDMRVLELVCWNNELATSVLEKMAAKVKHDTSKRMDITFPMKYSNGFEMDKKFKKWVDEWQKLPYISPYENASHLSPNSDESDKWTVAILHELLHMLVTKKTEKENILCIGEYFGLRSRFKRALLHHPGIFYISSKAGTYTVVLKEGYKRGSVVESNPLMNIRNKYLHLMNTVEEDSKTTTKHISTRQQKQEQKQEQKEGSDDAFGVQNEAELLNSSDDEDEDEDEDENTSSPHTVRADPRDNVRADLRDNVRADRRDHVCADRGDQVRADRGDQVRADRRDQVRADRRDHDRADRRDHDRADRRDHVRADRRDHVRADRREHVRADRRDHVRADRRDNVSERHFNLKENATRSRVTLPKRMNAERPRDVTRERTGMSKRHSVRTEV
- the LOC103489660 gene encoding protein WHAT'S THIS FACTOR 9, mitochondrial isoform X5; amino-acid sequence: MFLFFRSYSGPLSRTQQQLHISQIHLRTYVDGTINWVRDRGLDHAVEREKNLLPVMNIKDFIKSEPSKSVPVSIITQKREILRIPMRPIDLIRKYPSIFEEFLPGGIGVQPHVKLTSKVLELDAEEQLTYQTSTCRQQAADRLLKLLMLSRVHKVPVSIIDQLKWDLGLPKDFVQSIVPEFPDYFKVVGRQNFASGSGDMRVLELVCWNNELATSVLEKMAAKVKHDTSKRMDITFPMKYSNGFEMDKKFKKWVDEWQKLPYISPYENASHLSPNSDESDKWTVAILHELLHMLVTKKTEKENILCIGEYFGLRSRFKRALLHHPGIFYISSKAGTYTVVLKEGYKRGSVVESNPLMNIRNKYLHLMNTVEEDSKTTTKHISTRQQKQEQKQEQKEGSDDAFGVQNEAELLNSSDDEDEDEDEDENTSSPHTVRADPRDNVRADLRDNVRADRRDHVCADRGDQVRADRGDHVRADRGDHVRADRRDHVRADRRDHVRADRRDHVRADRRDHVRADRRDQVRADRRDQVRADRRDHDRADRRDHDRADRRDHVRADRRDHVRADRREHVRADRRDHVRADRRDNVSERHFNLKENATRSRVTLPKRMNAERPRDVTRERTGMSKRHSVRTEV
- the LOC103489660 gene encoding protein WHAT'S THIS FACTOR 9, mitochondrial isoform X1; its protein translation is MFLFFRSYSGPLSRTQQQLHISQIHLRTYVDGTINWVRDRGLDHAVEREKNLLPVMNIKDFIKSEPSKSVPVSIITQKREILRIPMRPIDLIRKYPSIFEEFLPGGIGVQPHVKLTSKVLELDAEEQLTYQTSTCRQQAADRLLKLLMLSRVHKVPVSIIDQLKWDLGLPKDFVQSIVPEFPDYFKVVGRQNFASGSGDMRVLELVCWNNELATSVLEKMAAKVKHDTSKRMDITFPMKYSNGFEMDKKFKKWVDEWQKLPYISPYENASHLSPNSDESDKWTVAILHELLHMLVTKKTEKENILCIGEYFGLRSRFKRALLHHPGIFYISSKAGTYTVVLKEGYKRGSVVESNPLMNIRNKYLHLMNTVEEDSKTTTKHISTRQQKQEQKQEQKEGSDDAFGVQNEAELLNSSDDEDEDEDEDENTSSPHTVRADPRDNVRADLRDNVRADRRDHVCADRGDQVRADRGDQVRADRGDQVRADRGDHVRADRGDHVRADRRDHVRADRRDHVRADRRDHVRADRRDHVRADRRDQVRADRRDQVRADRRDHDRADRRDHDRADRRDHVRADRRDHVRADRREHVRADRRDHVRADRRDNVSERHFNLKENATRSRVTLPKRMNAERPRDVTRERTGMSKRHSVRTEV
- the LOC103489660 gene encoding protein WHAT'S THIS FACTOR 9, mitochondrial isoform X8; protein product: MFLFFRSYSGPLSRTQQQLHISQIHLRTYVDGTINWVRDRGLDHAVEREKNLLPVMNIKDFIKSEPSKSVPVSIITQKREILRIPMRPIDLIRKYPSIFEEFLPGGIGVQPHVKLTSKVLELDAEEQLTYQTSTCRQQAADRLLKLLMLSRVHKVPVSIIDQLKWDLGLPKDFVQSIVPEFPDYFKVVGRQNFASGSGDMRVLELVCWNNELATSVLEKMAAKVKHDTSKRMDITFPMKYSNGFEMDKKFKKWVDEWQKLPYISPYENASHLSPNSDESDKWTVAILHELLHMLVTKKTEKENILCIGEYFGLRSRFKRALLHHPGIFYISSKAGTYTVVLKEGYKRGSVVESNPLMNIRNKYLHLMNTVEEDSKTTTKHISTRQQKQEQKQEQKEGSDDAFGVQNEAELLNSSDDEDEDEDEDENTSSPHTVRADPRDNVRADLRDNVRADRRDHVRADRGDHVRADRGDHVRADRRDHVRADRRDHVRADRRDHVRADRRDHVRADRRDQVRADRRDQVRADRRDHDRADRRDHDRADRRDHVRADRRDHVRADRREHVRADRRDHVRADRRDNVSERHFNLKENATRSRVTLPKRMNAERPRDVTRERTGMSKRHSVRTEV
- the LOC103489660 gene encoding protein WHAT'S THIS FACTOR 9, mitochondrial isoform X16, which codes for MFLFFRSYSGPLSRTQQQLHISQIHLRTYVDGTINWVRDRGLDHAVEREKNLLPVMNIKDFIKSEPSKSVPVSIITQKREILRIPMRPIDLIRKYPSIFEEFLPGGIGVQPHVKLTSKVLELDAEEQLTYQTSTCRQQAADRLLKLLMLSRVHKVPVSIIDQLKWDLGLPKDFVQSIVPEFPDYFKVVGRQNFASGSGDMRVLELVCWNNELATSVLEKMAAKVKHDTSKRMDITFPMKYSNGFEMDKKFKKWVDEWQKLPYISPYENASHLSPNSDESDKWTVAILHELLHMLVTKKTEKENILCIGEYFGLRSRFKRALLHHPGIFYISSKAGTYTVVLKEGYKRGSVVESNPLMNIRNKYLHLMNTVEEDSKTTTKHISTRQQKQEQKQEQKEGSDDAFGVQNEAELLNSSDDEDEDEDEDENTSSPHTVRADPRDNVRADLRDNVRADRRDHVCADRGDQVRADRGDHVRADRGDHVRADRRDHVRADRRDHDRADRRDHDRADRRDHVRADRRDHVRADRREHVRADRRDHVRADRRDNVSERHFNLKENATRSRVTLPKRMNAERPRDVTRERTGMSKRHSVRTEV
- the LOC103489660 gene encoding protein WHAT'S THIS FACTOR 9, mitochondrial isoform X6, whose amino-acid sequence is MFLFFRSYSGPLSRTQQQLHISQIHLRTYVDGTINWVRDRGLDHAVEREKNLLPVMNIKDFIKSEPSKSVPVSIITQKREILRIPMRPIDLIRKYPSIFEEFLPGGIGVQPHVKLTSKVLELDAEEQLTYQTSTCRQQAADRLLKLLMLSRVHKVPVSIIDQLKWDLGLPKDFVQSIVPEFPDYFKVVGRQNFASGSGDMRVLELVCWNNELATSVLEKMAAKVKHDTSKRMDITFPMKYSNGFEMDKKFKKWVDEWQKLPYISPYENASHLSPNSDESDKWTVAILHELLHMLVTKKTEKENILCIGEYFGLRSRFKRALLHHPGIFYISSKAGTYTVVLKEGYKRGSVVESNPLMNIRNKYLHLMNTVEEDSKTTTKHISTRQQKQEQKQEQKEGSDDAFGVQNEAELLNSSDDEDEDEDEDENTSSPHTVRADPRDNVRADLRDNVRADRRDHVCADRGDQVRADRGDQVRADRGDQVRADRGDHVRADRGDHVRADRRDHVRADRRDHVRADRRDHVRADRRDHDRADRRDHDRADRRDHVRADRRDHVRADRREHVRADRRDHVRADRRDNVSERHFNLKENATRSRVTLPKRMNAERPRDVTRERTGMSKRHSVRTEV
- the LOC103489660 gene encoding protein WHAT'S THIS FACTOR 9, mitochondrial isoform X18, whose product is MFLFFRSYSGPLSRTQQQLHISQIHLRTYVDGTINWVRDRGLDHAVEREKNLLPVMNIKDFIKSEPSKSVPVSIITQKREILRIPMRPIDLIRKYPSIFEEFLPGGIGVQPHVKLTSKVLELDAEEQLTYQTSTCRQQAADRLLKLLMLSRVHKVPVSIIDQLKWDLGLPKDFVQSIVPEFPDYFKVVGRQNFASGSGDMRVLELVCWNNELATSVLEKMAAKVKHDTSKRMDITFPMKYSNGFEMDKKFKKWVDEWQKLPYISPYENASHLSPNSDESDKWTVAILHELLHMLVTKKTEKENILCIGEYFGLRSRFKRALLHHPGIFYISSKAGTYTVVLKEGYKRGSVVESNPLMNIRNKYLHLMNTVEEDSKTTTKHISTRQQKQEQKQEQKEGSDDAFGVQNEAELLNSSDDEDEDEDEDENTSSPHTVRADPRDNVRADLRDNVRADRRDHVCADRGDQVRADRGDQVRADRRDHDRADRRDHDRADRRDHVRADRRDHVRADRREHVRADRRDHVRADRRDNVSERHFNLKENATRSRVTLPKRMNAERPRDVTRERTGMSKRHSVRTEV
- the LOC103489660 gene encoding protein WHAT'S THIS FACTOR 9, mitochondrial isoform X9, with amino-acid sequence MFLFFRSYSGPLSRTQQQLHISQIHLRTYVDGTINWVRDRGLDHAVEREKNLLPVMNIKDFIKSEPSKSVPVSIITQKREILRIPMRPIDLIRKYPSIFEEFLPGGIGVQPHVKLTSKVLELDAEEQLTYQTSTCRQQAADRLLKLLMLSRVHKVPVSIIDQLKWDLGLPKDFVQSIVPEFPDYFKVVGRQNFASGSGDMRVLELVCWNNELATSVLEKMAAKVKHDTSKRMDITFPMKYSNGFEMDKKFKKWVDEWQKLPYISPYENASHLSPNSDESDKWTVAILHELLHMLVTKKTEKENILCIGEYFGLRSRFKRALLHHPGIFYISSKAGTYTVVLKEGYKRGSVVESNPLMNIRNKYLHLMNTVEEDSKTTTKHISTRQQKQEQKQEQKEGSDDAFGVQNEAELLNSSDDEDEDEDEDENTSSPHTVRADPRDNVRADLRDNVRADRRDHVCADRGDQVRADRGDQVRADRGDQVRADRGDHVRADRGDHVRADRRDHVRADRRDHVRADRRDHDRADRRDHDRADRRDHVRADRRDHVRADRREHVRADRRDHVRADRRDNVSERHFNLKENATRSRVTLPKRMNAERPRDVTRERTGMSKRHSVRTEV
- the LOC103489660 gene encoding protein WHAT'S THIS FACTOR 9, mitochondrial isoform X11 produces the protein MFLFFRSYSGPLSRTQQQLHISQIHLRTYVDGTINWVRDRGLDHAVEREKNLLPVMNIKDFIKSEPSKSVPVSIITQKREILRIPMRPIDLIRKYPSIFEEFLPGGIGVQPHVKLTSKVLELDAEEQLTYQTSTCRQQAADRLLKLLMLSRVHKVPVSIIDQLKWDLGLPKDFVQSIVPEFPDYFKVVGRQNFASGSGDMRVLELVCWNNELATSVLEKMAAKVKHDTSKRMDITFPMKYSNGFEMDKKFKKWVDEWQKLPYISPYENASHLSPNSDESDKWTVAILHELLHMLVTKKTEKENILCIGEYFGLRSRFKRALLHHPGIFYISSKAGTYTVVLKEGYKRGSVVESNPLMNIRNKYLHLMNTVEEDSKTTTKHISTRQQKQEQKQEQKEGSDDAFGVQNEAELLNSSDDEDEDEDEDENTSSPHTVRADPRDNVRADLRDNVRADRRDHVCADRGDQVRADRGDQVRADRGDQVRADRGDHVRADRGDHVRADRRDHVRADRRDHDRADRRDHDRADRRDHVRADRRDHVRADRREHVRADRRDHVRADRRDNVSERHFNLKENATRSRVTLPKRMNAERPRDVTRERTGMSKRHSVRTEV
- the LOC103489660 gene encoding protein WHAT'S THIS FACTOR 9, mitochondrial isoform X14, which encodes MFLFFRSYSGPLSRTQQQLHISQIHLRTYVDGTINWVRDRGLDHAVEREKNLLPVMNIKDFIKSEPSKSVPVSIITQKREILRIPMRPIDLIRKYPSIFEEFLPGGIGVQPHVKLTSKVLELDAEEQLTYQTSTCRQQAADRLLKLLMLSRVHKVPVSIIDQLKWDLGLPKDFVQSIVPEFPDYFKVVGRQNFASGSGDMRVLELVCWNNELATSVLEKMAAKVKHDTSKRMDITFPMKYSNGFEMDKKFKKWVDEWQKLPYISPYENASHLSPNSDESDKWTVAILHELLHMLVTKKTEKENILCIGEYFGLRSRFKRALLHHPGIFYISSKAGTYTVVLKEGYKRGSVVESNPLMNIRNKYLHLMNTVEEDSKTTTKHISTRQQKQEQKQEQKEGSDDAFGVQNEAELLNSSDDEDEDEDEDENTSSPHTVRADPRDNVRADLRDNVRADRRDHVRADRGDQVRADRGDHVRADRGDHVRADRRDHVRADRRDQVRADRRDHDRADRRDHDRADRRDHVRADRRDHVRADRREHVRADRRDHVRADRRDNVSERHFNLKENATRSRVTLPKRMNAERPRDVTRERTGMSKRHSVRTEV
- the LOC103489660 gene encoding protein WHAT'S THIS FACTOR 9, mitochondrial isoform X3; its protein translation is MFLFFRSYSGPLSRTQQQLHISQIHLRTYVDGTINWVRDRGLDHAVEREKNLLPVMNIKDFIKSEPSKSVPVSIITQKREILRIPMRPIDLIRKYPSIFEEFLPGGIGVQPHVKLTSKVLELDAEEQLTYQTSTCRQQAADRLLKLLMLSRVHKVPVSIIDQLKWDLGLPKDFVQSIVPEFPDYFKVVGRQNFASGSGDMRVLELVCWNNELATSVLEKMAAKVKHDTSKRMDITFPMKYSNGFEMDKKFKKWVDEWQKLPYISPYENASHLSPNSDESDKWTVAILHELLHMLVTKKTEKENILCIGEYFGLRSRFKRALLHHPGIFYISSKAGTYTVVLKEGYKRGSVVESNPLMNIRNKYLHLMNTVEEDSKTTTKHISTRQQKQEQKQEQKEGSDDAFGVQNEAELLNSSDDEDEDEDEDENTSSPHTVRADPRDNVRADLRDNVRADRRDHVCADRGDQVRADRGDQVRADRGDQVRADRGDHVRADRGDHVRADRRDHVRADRRDHVRADRRDHVRADRRDHVRADRRDHDRADRRDHDRADRRDHVRADRRDHVRADRREHVRADRRDHVRADRRDNVSERHFNLKENATRSRVTLPKRMNAERPRDVTRERTGMSKRHSVRTEV